The sequence TGTGACCGCGCACGGCGGCACGGTTCGTTGCGATGGGGGTTCATCGGGTGGTACCCGCTTCCTCATCCGCCTGCCCCTCACCTCTTCAATGACGGACCTCTCCGCATGACGAGCAGCACCACCGGTTCCACAATCTCCGTCATCGTCGTGGAGGACGAACGGGAACTCCTCGAAGAGGTCGTCGCCTTCCTGACAGCGCGCGGCATGGATGTCCGCAGCGCTTCAGACGGTCGCACTTTCTGGCAACATTTCGAGGAGCGGGTGCCGGACGTGGTGGTGCTGGATCTCGGGCTGGCCGCAGAGAGCGGCGCGGAAATCGCCGCGGCGGCACGTGCACGCGAGCCGTCTCTCGGGATCGTCATGGCAACGGCACGCGGATCGGTGCAGGACCGGATTGACGGCTACGAAACCGGCGCGAACGTGTATCTGGTAAAGCCGGTCGACCTCGGCGAACTTGCGGCGGCCGTGCAATCGATCCAGCGACAGCGCGAACGCAACGTTCCAAGAGACCGCCAGGAGAGCTCGTCCTGGAACCTGAACCTGCTCTCATGGCAGCTGACCGCGCCGGA comes from Nisaea sediminum and encodes:
- a CDS encoding response regulator transcription factor, with translation MTSSTTGSTISVIVVEDERELLEEVVAFLTARGMDVRSASDGRTFWQHFEERVPDVVVLDLGLAAESGAEIAAAARAREPSLGIVMATARGSVQDRIDGYETGANVYLVKPVDLGELAAAVQSIQRQRERNVPRDRQESSSWNLNLLSWQLTAPDGQSIQLTRAESQLLDCLTEAPGKPVSRFEIGRRMGKSEYLEDHRFVDQVIRRLRRKIEAQLGTDAPIGSAHGQGYYFMQSVIRG